From Sphingomonas sp. PAMC26645:
GCGGGGCGCATCTCGAGCATCAGGCGGCGGCCTTCCGGACGGCGTCGCAGATGCGGTCGACGACGCGCTCGACCTGTGCCGGGTCGTCGCCTTCCGCCATCACGCGGATCACCGGTTCGGTGCCCGATGGCCGAATGACCAGACGTCCGTTGCCGGCCAGTTCGGCCTCGGCCTGCGCGATCACCGCCTTTACGGCATCATCGTCGAGTGGCTTGCCACCGGCGAAGCGGACGTTCTTGAGTAATTGCGGCAAGGGTTCGAAGCGGTGCAGCACTTCGCTTGCCAGTGCGCCCGAACGCTTGACCTCCGCCAGGATCTGCAGCGCCGCGACCAATCCGTCGCCGGTCGTCGCGTAGTCGGACAGGATGATGTGGCCCGACTGCTCGCCGCCGACATTGTAGCCGCTCGATCGCATCTTCTCGAGCACGTGGCGATCACCGACCTTGGTTCGGACAAGGCCTAGGCCCTGTGCCGCGAGGTGGCGCTCCAGGCCCAGGTTCGACATCACCGTCGCGACGAGGCCGCCGCCGGCGAGCCGCCCCTGGCGCGCCCAGCTGGCGGCGATCGTCGCCATCAACTGATCGCCGTCGACGATCGTGCCGGTTTCGTCGACGACGATCAGGCGATCCGCGTCGCCGTCGAGCGCGATGCCGATGTCCGCGCCGCTGGCGACCACCGTCTCGGCGAGCGTCTGCGGGGCGGTCGAGCCGACGCCGTCGTTGATGTTGGTACCGTTGGGGGTGACGCCGATCGCGACGACGTCCGCGCCGAGTTCCCACAGGGCGGACGGTGCGACCTTATAGGCGGCACCGTTCGCGCAATCGATCACGATCCGCATCCCGTCGAGGCGGAGATTCTCGGGGAAGGTCGACTTGGCGAAGTGGATGTAGCGACCCTGCGCATCGTCGATACGGCGCGCGCGGCCGATCTGGCTCGACGGTACGAGCGGGATGTCGCCGTCGATCAACGCCTCGATCGCTTCCTCCGCTTCGTCCGACAGCTTGTAGCCGTCTGGACCGAACAGCTTGATGCCGTTGTCGGCGTAGGCGTTATGGCTAGCAGAGATCATGACACCGATATCGGCGCGCATCGAATGGGTGAGCATCGCGACCGCGGGTGTCGGCATTGGCCCGACCATGACGACGTCCATGCCGACACTGGTGAACCCTGCAACCAGTGCGGATTCGAGCATATAGCCCGACAGGCGCGTGTCCTTGCCGATCACGACGCGGTGGCGGTGATCGCCGCGCAGGAAGTAGGCGCCGGCGGCCATGCCAACCTTCATCGCCATCTCCGCCGTCATCGGCGAGACATTGGTGGCGCCACGAATGCCATCGGTGCCGAAGTATTTTCTTGCCATCGCGTCCGCTTTCCGTCCCGTATCGGTGTCCGAAGCCGTTGATAGCGCGGTCGAACACGAAGGGCGAGCATGTCGCAGACTACACGGATTCTGGCAGCCCTGATCGGTGGCATCGTGATGGGCATCGCTGCGGCCGCCTGGTCGCCGGCGAACGCGATCGCTGCGACCGCGGTAACGCAGCCGATAGGTTCGGCGTGGCTGCACGGATTGCAGATGGTGATCGTGCCGCTGGTCGTCGGGCTGCTCGTGACCGGAATCGGCGCGACCACCGAGGCGGCGCGCGCTGGGCGGATCACCGTGCGCGCGATGGTGATGATCGTCGTCATCCTGTGGAGTACGACGATCATGGCCGCGCTGGTCATGCCGTTGATCCTGGAAGCCTTCCCGTTGCCGCACGCGTTAGGCTCCGCGTTGCGCGCCGCGCTGACGGGCGCCGCGCCGGTCGGGCCGGTGCCGGGGATCGGCGCGTTCTTCGACACGATCGTGCCGACCAACATCGTCGCGGCCGCCTCCAGCGACTCGTTCCTGCCGCTCACCGTCTTCGCGCTGACGTTCGCGTTTGCCGTGACGAAGCTGCCCGACGATCGCCGCCGCGTGCTGACCGGGTTCTTCCAGGCGGTGGTCGATGCGCTGCTGATCATCATCAAGTGGGTGTTGAAGCTGGCACCGATCGGCATCTTCGCGCTCGCCTACGGGGTCGGCGCGCGCACCGGGACGGCGGCGTTCGGCGCGTTGCTCCATTACATCGTCTGTGTCTCGGCGATCGGCTTCATCGTCCTGCTCTCAGCCTATCCGATCGGGATGATCGGCGGGCGAGTCGGCTTCGGCCGGTTCGCGCGTGCGGTCGCGCCCGCACAGGCGGTGGCGATCAGCACGCAGTCGTCGCTCGCCTCGCTGCCGGCGATGCTGAAGGCGTCGACCGATCTCGGCGCGTCGCCCGCCACCGCCGGGATCGTCCTGCCGCTGTCGGTCGCGGTGTTCCGCGCGACCAGCCCGGCGATGAACCTCGCGGTCGCGCTGTACGTCGCCCATTGGCTGGGGCTGCCGATCGGGCCGGGGCAGATGGCGGCGGGCGTGGCGACCGCGGCGATCACCACGATGGGGTCGATCTCGCTGCCCGGCACGATCAGCTTCGTCGCGTCGGTCGCGCCGGTGGCGCTGGCGATGGGCATCCCGCTCGAGGTGCTGGGTCTGCTCATCGCGGTCGAGACCATACCCGACCTGTTTCGCACCGTCGGGAACGTGACGATGGACACCGCCGTTACCATCTCCGTCGCAGCGCGGTCCGATCACGGGAACGGCGCTCAGGAGATTCCGCATGAAGTATCGCACGCTCGGCCCTGATTTCGAGGTTTCCGCGCTGGGTCTCGGCTGCATGCCGATGGCCGGCATCGGCAAGGGCATGTACGGCGAGGCGAACGCCGACGAGAGCATCGCCACGATCCACCGCGCTATCGAGCTGGGCGTGACGCTGTTCGACACCGCCGAGATTTATGGCCCGCTGGTCAACGAGGAACTGATCGGCAAGGCGATCCGCGGCAAGCGCGACGGCGTCGTGATCGCGACCAAGTTCGGGTTTCGCTATGACGAGAACGGGATGACGGGGGTCGATTCCACGCCGGCCAACGTACGGCGGGCGTGCGAGGGATCGCTGAAGCGGCTCGGGGTCGAGACGATCGACCTGTTGTACCAGCACCGCGTCGATCCTGGTGTGCCGATCGAGGATACGGTCGGTGCGATGGGCGACCTCGTACGCGAGGGCAAGGTGCGGCATCTGGGGCTGTCGGAGGCTGGGCTCGACACGATCCGGCGGGCTGCGGCGACGCATCCGATTGCGGCTTTGCAGAGTGAGTATTCGTTGTGGGAGCGCGACGTGGAGGACGAGATCCTGCCGCTGTGTCGCGAACTCGGGATCGGGTTCGTGCCCTATTCGCCGTTGGGGCGTGGCTTCCTGACGGGGCAGATTACCGCTCGGTCGGATCTTCCCGAGGGTGACTATCGGCGGAACGATCCGCGGTATTCAGAGGAGAACTTCGCCAAGAACATGGAGATGGTCGCGGTGGTGAAGTCGATTGCCGATGCGCATGGGGCTTCGCCTGCGCAGGTGGCGCTCGCGTGGTTGTTGGCGCAGGGGGACGATATCGTGCCGATCCCGGGGTCGAAGCGCCGGGTTACGCTGGAGGACAGCATGAAGGCGGCGGAGATTGCGCTGACTGCGGACGATCTGGCGAAGCTCGATGCGGCGGCGCCGAGGGGTGGGACGGCTGGGCCGCGGTATGGCGAGAAGGCGCTGTCGATGACGCGGATCTGACTTCTCCCCTCCCGCCTGCGGGAGGGGCCGGGGGAGGGGCGTGCCTCGCAGGCCGGACGCCAGTACGTACGTCGTGCCCTCCCCTAACCCCTCCCGCAAGCGGGAGGGGAATTTTCGTTACTGAACGCCGTGCATCCACTTCTTGATGAGCGGCGAGATCAGCAGCAGCACGACGCCGATGCCGGCCGAGACCAGGCCGATCGTCCAGAACACGCCGGCGTAGGTATCGAGGCTGACCTTCAAATTGGTCACCTGGCCGCCGACCGTCTCGACGCTGGCGACCTGCGCGACTACGCCCGCCACATACTGCGCGACCGAGATCGACAGGAACCAGACGCCCATCATCAGCCCGACGACGCGCGCGATCGACAGCTTGGTGATCATGCTGAGACCGACCGGCGAGATGCAGAGCTCGGCGAACGAATGGATGAAATACAGCCCGGCGAGCCACCAGATCGCGACCTTGAACGAAGGCCCGACCATGCTTGCGCCCCAGACGAGGAACAGGAAACCGACGCCGACGCCGATCAGCGCGATGCCGAACTTGACGGGGATCGACGGTTCCAGGCCCTTGGCGGCGAGCTTGGTCCACAGGATCGACATCACCGGCGCCAGCGCGACGATGAAGAACGCGTTGAAGAACTGCGTCTGGCCTGCCGAGATGCTGAAAAGGCCGAACACGCTGAGGTCGGTGTTGCGATCCGCGAACAGCGTCAGCGACGAGCCGGCCTGCTCGAACAGCGTCCAGAACACGACGTTGAACACGATCAGCACCATCGCCGCGAGCATCATCTGGAACTCGCGACGCTCGCCATTGATGAACGACCAGATCAGGATGCCGGGCACCGCGATCAGGAACGTGCCGAACAGCAATTTGCCCATCAGCGACAGCGAGGCGATGTAGCCGACGATCCCGGAGCCCGGCACCGGCGGCACGGCGTTCATGAGATTGACGAACAGCAGGTAGAAGATCGGGATACCGAGCAGTGCGAGTGCGTAGATGCCGAGCGCGCGATCGGGACCGGTGCGAACCGGGGGCTCGCCGTAGCCGTCGAGCTTGCCGCCATCGAACTGGATCAGCGTCCACGAGGCGAGCATGCCGATCGCGGCGAGGCCGAAGCCTGCCCACCAGCCGACCGCGACCGCGAGGAACGGGCAGAGCAGCTGCGAGAACAACGAGCCGAGGTTGATCCCCATGTAGAAGATCGTGAACCCGGCATCGCGGCGCTTGTCGCCCTGCGCGTAGAGCTCCCCGACCATCGTCGAGATGTTGGGCTTGAAGAAGCCGTTGCCGACCGAGATCATGCAAAGCGCAAGCAGCATGATCGTGACGTAGAAGCTGCTGCGTTCGGCGCCCGATTCGAAGCCGCCCTTCTCCACCGTCCGAGCGGTCGAGCCGTCGGGGGCGAGCAGCGAGACGGTGCCGTCGTCGTTGCCCTTGATCTTCAGCTTGTTCGCGCCGTCCACCAGATAGCGGACTTCGCTGTCGGCCTGGTCGACGACTTCGATCGCGTAACGCTGGTTGGCGATCGTCGCGTACGGCTTGGCGGTCTCGCCGCCGAAGCAGAGCAGCAGATAGCCGAGCGCCATGATGATCGCGCCGAATTTCACCGCGCGCTTCGAGCCGAGATACTGATCTGCGAGATAGCCGCCGACCAATGGCGTCAGGTATACGAGCGCAGTGTAACCGCCGTATAGCCCGGTCGCCTCGCGGTCGCCGAACACGAAATGCTTGGTGAGGTACAGCGTGAGCAGCGCGCGCATGCCGTAATAGCCGAACCGCTCCCACGCTTCGGTGGTGAACAGCCGCGCGAGCTGGCGGGGATGCCCGAACCAGGTTTCGCCGGACGCCGGGTTGATATGGGTGATATCCGGCTCTCGCGGGGTATCCGCGGTCGGGGTGTCCACCATTCTTACGCTCCCTGATACTCGTCTTGGCCGCCGTCGAACGCGGGGCCGTTATGGCGCGCAACCTAGCGGCAAAGCTCGGCCTGTAAATATCACACATCATGGCTTATCTGCCGGGGCATGCTCAACGATCGCTCCACGCCGCTCTCGCTGCTCGCCACCCGCCGATCGGGAAAGCCCCGCGACCTGATCGCGCCCGGCCCCGATTCC
This genomic window contains:
- the glmM gene encoding phosphoglucosamine mutase, whose protein sequence is MARKYFGTDGIRGATNVSPMTAEMAMKVGMAAGAYFLRGDHRHRVVIGKDTRLSGYMLESALVAGFTSVGMDVVMVGPMPTPAVAMLTHSMRADIGVMISASHNAYADNGIKLFGPDGYKLSDEAEEAIEALIDGDIPLVPSSQIGRARRIDDAQGRYIHFAKSTFPENLRLDGMRIVIDCANGAAYKVAPSALWELGADVVAIGVTPNGTNINDGVGSTAPQTLAETVVASGADIGIALDGDADRLIVVDETGTIVDGDQLMATIAASWARQGRLAGGGLVATVMSNLGLERHLAAQGLGLVRTKVGDRHVLEKMRSSGYNVGGEQSGHIILSDYATTGDGLVAALQILAEVKRSGALASEVLHRFEPLPQLLKNVRFAGGKPLDDDAVKAVIAQAEAELAGNGRLVIRPSGTEPVIRVMAEGDDPAQVERVVDRICDAVRKAAA
- a CDS encoding aldo/keto reductase, with translation MKYRTLGPDFEVSALGLGCMPMAGIGKGMYGEANADESIATIHRAIELGVTLFDTAEIYGPLVNEELIGKAIRGKRDGVVIATKFGFRYDENGMTGVDSTPANVRRACEGSLKRLGVETIDLLYQHRVDPGVPIEDTVGAMGDLVREGKVRHLGLSEAGLDTIRRAAATHPIAALQSEYSLWERDVEDEILPLCRELGIGFVPYSPLGRGFLTGQITARSDLPEGDYRRNDPRYSEENFAKNMEMVAVVKSIADAHGASPAQVALAWLLAQGDDIVPIPGSKRRVTLEDSMKAAEIALTADDLAKLDAAAPRGGTAGPRYGEKALSMTRI
- a CDS encoding peptide MFS transporter produces the protein MVDTPTADTPREPDITHINPASGETWFGHPRQLARLFTTEAWERFGYYGMRALLTLYLTKHFVFGDREATGLYGGYTALVYLTPLVGGYLADQYLGSKRAVKFGAIIMALGYLLLCFGGETAKPYATIANQRYAIEVVDQADSEVRYLVDGANKLKIKGNDDGTVSLLAPDGSTARTVEKGGFESGAERSSFYVTIMLLALCMISVGNGFFKPNISTMVGELYAQGDKRRDAGFTIFYMGINLGSLFSQLLCPFLAVAVGWWAGFGLAAIGMLASWTLIQFDGGKLDGYGEPPVRTGPDRALGIYALALLGIPIFYLLFVNLMNAVPPVPGSGIVGYIASLSLMGKLLFGTFLIAVPGILIWSFINGERREFQMMLAAMVLIVFNVVFWTLFEQAGSSLTLFADRNTDLSVFGLFSISAGQTQFFNAFFIVALAPVMSILWTKLAAKGLEPSIPVKFGIALIGVGVGFLFLVWGASMVGPSFKVAIWWLAGLYFIHSFAELCISPVGLSMITKLSIARVVGLMMGVWFLSISVAQYVAGVVAQVASVETVGGQVTNLKVSLDTYAGVFWTIGLVSAGIGVVLLLISPLIKKWMHGVQ
- a CDS encoding cation:dicarboxylase symporter family transporter is translated as MSQTTRILAALIGGIVMGIAAAAWSPANAIAATAVTQPIGSAWLHGLQMVIVPLVVGLLVTGIGATTEAARAGRITVRAMVMIVVILWSTTIMAALVMPLILEAFPLPHALGSALRAALTGAAPVGPVPGIGAFFDTIVPTNIVAAASSDSFLPLTVFALTFAFAVTKLPDDRRRVLTGFFQAVVDALLIIIKWVLKLAPIGIFALAYGVGARTGTAAFGALLHYIVCVSAIGFIVLLSAYPIGMIGGRVGFGRFARAVAPAQAVAISTQSSLASLPAMLKASTDLGASPATAGIVLPLSVAVFRATSPAMNLAVALYVAHWLGLPIGPGQMAAGVATAAITTMGSISLPGTISFVASVAPVALAMGIPLEVLGLLIAVETIPDLFRTVGNVTMDTAVTISVAARSDHGNGAQEIPHEVSHARP